From a region of the Triticum aestivum cultivar Chinese Spring chromosome 7D, IWGSC CS RefSeq v2.1, whole genome shotgun sequence genome:
- the LOC123165902 gene encoding uncharacterized protein isoform X5 translates to MMKRKMVMRVALKDSSQQRKALKAVSSLHGIDAIAADLLDGRITVTGVVDPVDVVGKLRRLFGNAEIVSVGPAFEAKKDGDKKEPPRPPPPPPRPPPKIVECPYPYTYPYPFPCPYPPPPPPPPPPPPPPRYEFTVGFLNSITDNFSEERIIGRGWHGLVYKGVQDNGVCIAVKKLHLMSGLDDEEFKNEFNNLMRVRHQNTIPLVGYCHHTTQVLVEHNGKHVSARVEERYFCSEYMEGGNLDKHLSNEPCALAWHTCYKIIRGVCEGLHYLHKGVEYPIYHLELKPTKILLDNYMMPKIGGFGFSRLFDTTETFNTSEVAQTSVYMPPEYISKRQITPKFDVFSLGIIILQIMAGKESYTKYADIPPKEFIEHVYGLWVNRMQGTIPKHTSCEVRTCIEIALKCVESSQVKRPTINQIIQRLNKIDIVECSSIGELYRTREFAFEFLEHITNDFSDQNKVGSGGYGDIYKGVLDNGEEIAVKKLHHHQMLYITDKQFKNEVINLMRAQHENIVRLVGYCHHTSQIFVEYEGKHVSASVVERAICFEYMQGGSLDDQLSGKEGYFNCQDTHPKDFIEHVHEKWRVRLQATMSSHVSEEVRTCIEIALKCVEYDRNQRPKIAQIVNELSNIGIAKSSPVGQVQATISPHVSEEVRTCIEIVLKCVEDDSTRRPTIAQIINELSKIGIAKGSPISQISQATFSGPQQMPQPEQGGSHRANKLSGSGYHAVAKRAEAERAEVERKTEAEEEHKTEAEEERELKMKGAAEIEAEPCNTSSEVVTPPEAGEQEGGSRESARLHAPSKRYAGNDWVRY, encoded by the exons ATGATGAAG CGGAAGATGGTGATGAGGGTGGCGCTGAAGGACAGCAGCCAGCAGCGGAAGGCGCTCAAAGCAGTCTCCAGTCTCCATG GTATCGACGCGATTGCTGCGGACTTGCTGGACGGGAGGATCACGGTCACCGGTGTCGTCGACCCCGTCGATGTTGTGGGCAAGCTGCGAAGGTTGTTTGGGAACGCCGAGATCGTCTCCGTCGGGCCCGCCTTCGAGGCCAAGAAGGACGGCGACAAGAAGgagcctcctcgtcctcctcctcctcctcctcgtcctcctcccaaaATAGTGGAATGTCCCTATCCCTATACCTACCCCTACCCCTTCCCCTGCccctatcctcctcctcctcctcctcctcctcctcctcctcctcctcctcggtacgAGTTTACAGTCGGGTTCTTGAACAGCATCACAGACAATTTCTCCGAGGAGCGCATCATTGGCCGCGGTTGGCATGGACTAGTCTACAAG GGAGTGCAGGACAATGGGGTATGCATTGCCGTGAAGAAGCTTCACCTCATGTCGGGGCTTGACGACGAGGAATTCAAAAACGAGTTTAATAATCTTATGAGGGTCCGACATCAAAATACCATACCGTTGGTTGGTTACTGTCATCATACAACACAGGTGCTTGTTGAGCACAATGGAAAGCATGTTTCTGCTCGAGTAGAAGAAAGATATTTTTGCTCCGAATACATGGAGGGAGGAAACCTTGACAAGCATCTTTCTA ATGAACCATGTGCACTTGCTTGGCACACATGTTACAAAATAATTAGAGGGGTATGTGAGGGTTTACATTACCTTCACAAAGGAGTTGAGTATCCTATTTACCATCTGGAATTAAAACCTACAAAGATTTTGCTGGATAACTACATGATGCCCAAAATTGGAGGTTTTGGCTTCTCTAGACTCTTTGATACAACGGAAACCTTCAATACATCAGAAGTTGCGCAAACAAG TGTATACATGCCACCAGAATACATCAGCAAACGGCAAATCACACCAAAATTTGATGTATTCAGTCTGGGCATTATAATCTTGCAAATAATGGCAGGAAAGGAGAGCTACACCAAATATGCAGACATTCCACCCAAAGAATTTATTGAACAT GTATATGGATTATGGGTAAATAGGATGCAGGGCACAATACCGAAGCATACTTCATGTGAAGTTAGAACATGCATCGAAATAGCTCTAAAATGCGTGGAGTCCAGTCAAGTGAAGAGGCCTACTATAAATCAGATCATACAAAGACTGAACAAGATTGATATTGTTGAGTGCTCATCTATAGGTGAACTATATAGGACAAGGGAGTTTGCATTTGAGTTCTTAGAACATATTACAAATGACTTTTCTGACCAGAACAAAGTTGGCAGTGGTGGATATGGAGATATTTATAAG GGGGTGCTAGACAATGGAGAAGAGATTGCTGTTAAGAAACTTCATCATCATCAAATGTTGTACATTACTGACAAGCAATTTAAGAATGAGGTTATTAATCTAATGAGGGCCCAACACGAAAATATCGTACGATTAGTTGGCTACTGCCATCATACATCACAAATATTTGTTGAGTACGAAGGAAAACATGTATCTGCTAGTGTGGTAGAAAGAGCAATTTGTTTCGAATACATGCAAGGTGGAAGCCTTGACGATCAACTTTCAG GAAAGGAGGGCTACTTCAATTGTCAAGACACCCATCCGAAAGATTTTATTGAGCAT GTGCATGAAAAGTGGCGAGTGAGGCTGCAGGCAACAATGTCGTCCCATGTATCTGAAGAAGTGAGGACATGCATCGAAATAGCATTAAAATGTGTGGAGTATGACCGAAATCAAAGGCCTAAGATAGCCCAGATTGTTAATGAATTAAGTAACATTGGTATTGCTAAGAGTTCACCAGTAGGTCAG GTGCAGGCAACAATATCGCCCCATGTATCCGAAGAAGTGAGGACATGCATCGAAATAGTGTTAAAATGTGTGGAGGATGACAGCACGCGAAGGCCTACAATAGCCCAGATTATTAATGAACTAAGTAAGATTGGTATTGCTAAAGGTTCACCCATCAGCCAG ATTTCCCAAGCTACTTTTTCCGGCCCGCAACAGATGCCACAACCGGAACAAGGAGGAAGCCAT CGGGCAAACAAGCTGAGTGGAAGCGGATATCATGCCGTCGCCAAGCGTGCAGAAGCTGAACGTGCGGAAGTGGAACGGAAAACTGAAGCTGAAGAAGAACATAAAACTGAAGCTGAAGAGGAACGTGAACTGAAGATGAAGGGCGCTGCCGAAATTGAAGCTGAACCCTGCAACACAAGTTCAGAAGTGGTGACACCGCCGGAAGCAGGAGAACAAGAGGGCGGGTCCCGCGAGTCAGCCAGACTTCATGCCCCCTCTAAGCGATATGCTGGCAATGACTGGGTCCGGTATTAG
- the LOC123165902 gene encoding uncharacterized protein isoform X3 has translation MMKRKMVMRVALKDSSQQRKALKAVSSLHGIDAIAADLLDGRITVTGVVDPVDVVGKLRRLFGNAEIVSVGPAFEAKKDGDKKEPPRPPPPPPRPPPKIVECPYPYTYPYPFPCPYPPPPPPPPPPPPPPRYEFTVGFLNSITDNFSEERIIGRGWHGLVYKGVQDNGVCIAVKKLHLMSGLDDEEFKNEFNNLMRVRHQNTIPLVGYCHHTTQVLVEHNGKHVSARVEERYFCSEYMEGGNLDKHLSNEPCALAWHTCYKIIRGVCEGLHYLHKGVEYPIYHLELKPTKILLDNYMMPKIGGFGFSRLFDTTETFNTSEVAQTSVYMPPEYISKRQITPKFDVFSLGIIILQIMAGKESYTKYADIPPKEFIEHVYGLWVNRMQGTIPKHTSCEVRTCIEIALKCVESSQVKRPTINQIIQRLNKIDIVECSSIGELYRTREFAFEFLEHITNDFSDQNKVGSGGYGDIYKGVLDNGEEIAVKKLHHHQMLYITDKQFKNEVINLMRAQHENIVRLVGYCHHTSQIFVEYEGKHVSASVVERAICFEYMQGGSLDDQLSAESCKLDWDKCYRIIKGICEGLHYLHNSVNPIYHLDLKPANILLDKDIVAKICDFGLSRLFDSAQTYITASRDLKGTFGYMPPEYINGQIISPKFDVFSLGVIIIQIMAGKEGYFNCQDTHPKDFIEHVHEKWRVRLQATMSSHVSEEVRTCIEIALKCVEYDRNQRPKIAQIVNELSNIGIAKSSPVGQVQATISPHVSEEVRTCIEIVLKCVEDDSTRRPTIAQIINELSKIGIAKGSPISQRANKLSGSGYHAVAKRAEAERAEVERKTEAEEEHKTEAEEERELKMKGAAEIEAEPCNTSSEVVTPPEAGEQEGGSRESARLHAPSKRYAGNDWVRY, from the exons ATGATGAAG CGGAAGATGGTGATGAGGGTGGCGCTGAAGGACAGCAGCCAGCAGCGGAAGGCGCTCAAAGCAGTCTCCAGTCTCCATG GTATCGACGCGATTGCTGCGGACTTGCTGGACGGGAGGATCACGGTCACCGGTGTCGTCGACCCCGTCGATGTTGTGGGCAAGCTGCGAAGGTTGTTTGGGAACGCCGAGATCGTCTCCGTCGGGCCCGCCTTCGAGGCCAAGAAGGACGGCGACAAGAAGgagcctcctcgtcctcctcctcctcctcctcgtcctcctcccaaaATAGTGGAATGTCCCTATCCCTATACCTACCCCTACCCCTTCCCCTGCccctatcctcctcctcctcctcctcctcctcctcctcctcctcctcctcggtacgAGTTTACAGTCGGGTTCTTGAACAGCATCACAGACAATTTCTCCGAGGAGCGCATCATTGGCCGCGGTTGGCATGGACTAGTCTACAAG GGAGTGCAGGACAATGGGGTATGCATTGCCGTGAAGAAGCTTCACCTCATGTCGGGGCTTGACGACGAGGAATTCAAAAACGAGTTTAATAATCTTATGAGGGTCCGACATCAAAATACCATACCGTTGGTTGGTTACTGTCATCATACAACACAGGTGCTTGTTGAGCACAATGGAAAGCATGTTTCTGCTCGAGTAGAAGAAAGATATTTTTGCTCCGAATACATGGAGGGAGGAAACCTTGACAAGCATCTTTCTA ATGAACCATGTGCACTTGCTTGGCACACATGTTACAAAATAATTAGAGGGGTATGTGAGGGTTTACATTACCTTCACAAAGGAGTTGAGTATCCTATTTACCATCTGGAATTAAAACCTACAAAGATTTTGCTGGATAACTACATGATGCCCAAAATTGGAGGTTTTGGCTTCTCTAGACTCTTTGATACAACGGAAACCTTCAATACATCAGAAGTTGCGCAAACAAG TGTATACATGCCACCAGAATACATCAGCAAACGGCAAATCACACCAAAATTTGATGTATTCAGTCTGGGCATTATAATCTTGCAAATAATGGCAGGAAAGGAGAGCTACACCAAATATGCAGACATTCCACCCAAAGAATTTATTGAACAT GTATATGGATTATGGGTAAATAGGATGCAGGGCACAATACCGAAGCATACTTCATGTGAAGTTAGAACATGCATCGAAATAGCTCTAAAATGCGTGGAGTCCAGTCAAGTGAAGAGGCCTACTATAAATCAGATCATACAAAGACTGAACAAGATTGATATTGTTGAGTGCTCATCTATAGGTGAACTATATAGGACAAGGGAGTTTGCATTTGAGTTCTTAGAACATATTACAAATGACTTTTCTGACCAGAACAAAGTTGGCAGTGGTGGATATGGAGATATTTATAAG GGGGTGCTAGACAATGGAGAAGAGATTGCTGTTAAGAAACTTCATCATCATCAAATGTTGTACATTACTGACAAGCAATTTAAGAATGAGGTTATTAATCTAATGAGGGCCCAACACGAAAATATCGTACGATTAGTTGGCTACTGCCATCATACATCACAAATATTTGTTGAGTACGAAGGAAAACATGTATCTGCTAGTGTGGTAGAAAGAGCAATTTGTTTCGAATACATGCAAGGTGGAAGCCTTGACGATCAACTTTCAG CTGAATCCTGCAAACTTGATTGGGACAAATGTTACAGAATAATAAAAGGAATATGTGAGGGTTTACATtaccttcataattctgttaatccCATTTACCATCTGGACTTAAAACCAGCAAATATTTTGTTGGATAAGGATATAGTGGCAAAAATTTGTGATTTTGGCTTGTCAAGACTCTTTGATTCAGCGCAAACCTATATCACAGCATCCCGAGATCTTAAAGGAACATT TGGATACATGCCGCCAGAATACATCAACGGACAAATAATCAGTCCGAAGTTTGATGTATTTAGTCTCGGGGTCATAATCATACAAATAATGGCAGGAAAGGAGGGCTACTTCAATTGTCAAGACACCCATCCGAAAGATTTTATTGAGCAT GTGCATGAAAAGTGGCGAGTGAGGCTGCAGGCAACAATGTCGTCCCATGTATCTGAAGAAGTGAGGACATGCATCGAAATAGCATTAAAATGTGTGGAGTATGACCGAAATCAAAGGCCTAAGATAGCCCAGATTGTTAATGAATTAAGTAACATTGGTATTGCTAAGAGTTCACCAGTAGGTCAG GTGCAGGCAACAATATCGCCCCATGTATCCGAAGAAGTGAGGACATGCATCGAAATAGTGTTAAAATGTGTGGAGGATGACAGCACGCGAAGGCCTACAATAGCCCAGATTATTAATGAACTAAGTAAGATTGGTATTGCTAAAGGTTCACCCATCAGCCAG CGGGCAAACAAGCTGAGTGGAAGCGGATATCATGCCGTCGCCAAGCGTGCAGAAGCTGAACGTGCGGAAGTGGAACGGAAAACTGAAGCTGAAGAAGAACATAAAACTGAAGCTGAAGAGGAACGTGAACTGAAGATGAAGGGCGCTGCCGAAATTGAAGCTGAACCCTGCAACACAAGTTCAGAAGTGGTGACACCGCCGGAAGCAGGAGAACAAGAGGGCGGGTCCCGCGAGTCAGCCAGACTTCATGCCCCCTCTAAGCGATATGCTGGCAATGACTGGGTCCGGTATTAG
- the LOC123165902 gene encoding uncharacterized protein isoform X1 — translation MMKRKMVMRVALKDSSQQRKALKAVSSLHGIDAIAADLLDGRITVTGVVDPVDVVGKLRRLFGNAEIVSVGPAFEAKKDGDKKEPPRPPPPPPRPPPKIVECPYPYTYPYPFPCPYPPPPPPPPPPPPPPRYEFTVGFLNSITDNFSEERIIGRGWHGLVYKGVQDNGVCIAVKKLHLMSGLDDEEFKNEFNNLMRVRHQNTIPLVGYCHHTTQVLVEHNGKHVSARVEERYFCSEYMEGGNLDKHLSNEPCALAWHTCYKIIRGVCEGLHYLHKGVEYPIYHLELKPTKILLDNYMMPKIGGFGFSRLFDTTETFNTSEVAQTSVYMPPEYISKRQITPKFDVFSLGIIILQIMAGKESYTKYADIPPKEFIEHVYGLWVNRMQGTIPKHTSCEVRTCIEIALKCVESSQVKRPTINQIIQRLNKIDIVECSSIGELYRTREFAFEFLEHITNDFSDQNKVGSGGYGDIYKGVLDNGEEIAVKKLHHHQMLYITDKQFKNEVINLMRAQHENIVRLVGYCHHTSQIFVEYEGKHVSASVVERAICFEYMQGGSLDDQLSAESCKLDWDKCYRIIKGICEGLHYLHNSVNPIYHLDLKPANILLDKDIVAKICDFGLSRLFDSAQTYITASRDLKGTFGYMPPEYINGQIISPKFDVFSLGVIIIQIMAGKEGYFNCQDTHPKDFIEHVHEKWRVRLQATMSSHVSEEVRTCIEIALKCVEYDRNQRPKIAQIVNELSNIGIAKSSPVGQVQATISPHVSEEVRTCIEIVLKCVEDDSTRRPTIAQIINELSKIGIAKGSPISQISQATFSGPQQMPQPEQGGSHRANKLSGSGYHAVAKRAEAERAEVERKTEAEEEHKTEAEEERELKMKGAAEIEAEPCNTSSEVVTPPEAGEQEGGSRESARLHAPSKRYAGNDWVRY, via the exons ATGATGAAG CGGAAGATGGTGATGAGGGTGGCGCTGAAGGACAGCAGCCAGCAGCGGAAGGCGCTCAAAGCAGTCTCCAGTCTCCATG GTATCGACGCGATTGCTGCGGACTTGCTGGACGGGAGGATCACGGTCACCGGTGTCGTCGACCCCGTCGATGTTGTGGGCAAGCTGCGAAGGTTGTTTGGGAACGCCGAGATCGTCTCCGTCGGGCCCGCCTTCGAGGCCAAGAAGGACGGCGACAAGAAGgagcctcctcgtcctcctcctcctcctcctcgtcctcctcccaaaATAGTGGAATGTCCCTATCCCTATACCTACCCCTACCCCTTCCCCTGCccctatcctcctcctcctcctcctcctcctcctcctcctcctcctcctcggtacgAGTTTACAGTCGGGTTCTTGAACAGCATCACAGACAATTTCTCCGAGGAGCGCATCATTGGCCGCGGTTGGCATGGACTAGTCTACAAG GGAGTGCAGGACAATGGGGTATGCATTGCCGTGAAGAAGCTTCACCTCATGTCGGGGCTTGACGACGAGGAATTCAAAAACGAGTTTAATAATCTTATGAGGGTCCGACATCAAAATACCATACCGTTGGTTGGTTACTGTCATCATACAACACAGGTGCTTGTTGAGCACAATGGAAAGCATGTTTCTGCTCGAGTAGAAGAAAGATATTTTTGCTCCGAATACATGGAGGGAGGAAACCTTGACAAGCATCTTTCTA ATGAACCATGTGCACTTGCTTGGCACACATGTTACAAAATAATTAGAGGGGTATGTGAGGGTTTACATTACCTTCACAAAGGAGTTGAGTATCCTATTTACCATCTGGAATTAAAACCTACAAAGATTTTGCTGGATAACTACATGATGCCCAAAATTGGAGGTTTTGGCTTCTCTAGACTCTTTGATACAACGGAAACCTTCAATACATCAGAAGTTGCGCAAACAAG TGTATACATGCCACCAGAATACATCAGCAAACGGCAAATCACACCAAAATTTGATGTATTCAGTCTGGGCATTATAATCTTGCAAATAATGGCAGGAAAGGAGAGCTACACCAAATATGCAGACATTCCACCCAAAGAATTTATTGAACAT GTATATGGATTATGGGTAAATAGGATGCAGGGCACAATACCGAAGCATACTTCATGTGAAGTTAGAACATGCATCGAAATAGCTCTAAAATGCGTGGAGTCCAGTCAAGTGAAGAGGCCTACTATAAATCAGATCATACAAAGACTGAACAAGATTGATATTGTTGAGTGCTCATCTATAGGTGAACTATATAGGACAAGGGAGTTTGCATTTGAGTTCTTAGAACATATTACAAATGACTTTTCTGACCAGAACAAAGTTGGCAGTGGTGGATATGGAGATATTTATAAG GGGGTGCTAGACAATGGAGAAGAGATTGCTGTTAAGAAACTTCATCATCATCAAATGTTGTACATTACTGACAAGCAATTTAAGAATGAGGTTATTAATCTAATGAGGGCCCAACACGAAAATATCGTACGATTAGTTGGCTACTGCCATCATACATCACAAATATTTGTTGAGTACGAAGGAAAACATGTATCTGCTAGTGTGGTAGAAAGAGCAATTTGTTTCGAATACATGCAAGGTGGAAGCCTTGACGATCAACTTTCAG CTGAATCCTGCAAACTTGATTGGGACAAATGTTACAGAATAATAAAAGGAATATGTGAGGGTTTACATtaccttcataattctgttaatccCATTTACCATCTGGACTTAAAACCAGCAAATATTTTGTTGGATAAGGATATAGTGGCAAAAATTTGTGATTTTGGCTTGTCAAGACTCTTTGATTCAGCGCAAACCTATATCACAGCATCCCGAGATCTTAAAGGAACATT TGGATACATGCCGCCAGAATACATCAACGGACAAATAATCAGTCCGAAGTTTGATGTATTTAGTCTCGGGGTCATAATCATACAAATAATGGCAGGAAAGGAGGGCTACTTCAATTGTCAAGACACCCATCCGAAAGATTTTATTGAGCAT GTGCATGAAAAGTGGCGAGTGAGGCTGCAGGCAACAATGTCGTCCCATGTATCTGAAGAAGTGAGGACATGCATCGAAATAGCATTAAAATGTGTGGAGTATGACCGAAATCAAAGGCCTAAGATAGCCCAGATTGTTAATGAATTAAGTAACATTGGTATTGCTAAGAGTTCACCAGTAGGTCAG GTGCAGGCAACAATATCGCCCCATGTATCCGAAGAAGTGAGGACATGCATCGAAATAGTGTTAAAATGTGTGGAGGATGACAGCACGCGAAGGCCTACAATAGCCCAGATTATTAATGAACTAAGTAAGATTGGTATTGCTAAAGGTTCACCCATCAGCCAG ATTTCCCAAGCTACTTTTTCCGGCCCGCAACAGATGCCACAACCGGAACAAGGAGGAAGCCAT CGGGCAAACAAGCTGAGTGGAAGCGGATATCATGCCGTCGCCAAGCGTGCAGAAGCTGAACGTGCGGAAGTGGAACGGAAAACTGAAGCTGAAGAAGAACATAAAACTGAAGCTGAAGAGGAACGTGAACTGAAGATGAAGGGCGCTGCCGAAATTGAAGCTGAACCCTGCAACACAAGTTCAGAAGTGGTGACACCGCCGGAAGCAGGAGAACAAGAGGGCGGGTCCCGCGAGTCAGCCAGACTTCATGCCCCCTCTAAGCGATATGCTGGCAATGACTGGGTCCGGTATTAG
- the LOC123165902 gene encoding uncharacterized protein isoform X2, whose protein sequence is MMKRKMVMRVALKDSSQQRKALKAVSSLHGIDAIAADLLDGRITVTGVVDPVDVVGKLRRLFGNAEIVSVGPAFEAKKDGDKKEPPRPPPPPPRPPPKIVECPYPYTYPYPFPCPYPPPPPPPPPPPPPPRYEFTVGFLNSITDNFSEERIIGRGWHGLVYKGVQDNGVCIAVKKLHLMSGLDDEEFKNEFNNLMRVRHQNTIPLVGYCHHTTQVLVEHNGKHVSARVEERYFCSEYMEGGNLDKHLSNEPCALAWHTCYKIIRGVCEGLHYLHKGVEYPIYHLELKPTKILLDNYMMPKIGGFGFSRLFDTTETFNTSEVAQTSVYMPPEYISKRQITPKFDVFSLGIIILQIMAGKESYTKYADIPPKEFIEHVYGLWVNRMQGTIPKHTSCEVRTCIEIALKCVESSQVKRPTINQIIQRLNKIDIVECSSIGELYRTREFAFEFLEHITNDFSDQNKVGSGGYGDIYKGVLDNGEEIAVKKLHHHQMLYITDKQFKNEVINLMRAQHENIVRLVGYCHHTSQIFVEYEGKHVSASVVERAICFEYMQGGSLDDQLSAESCKLDWDKCYRIIKGICEGLHYLHNSVNPIYHLDLKPANILLDKDIVAKICDFGLSRLFDSAQTYITASRDLKGTFGYMPPEYINGQIISPKFDVFSLGVIIIQIMAGKEGYFNCQDTHPKDFIEHVHEKWRVRLQATMSSHVSEEVRTCIEIALKCVEYDRNQRPKIAQIVNELSNIGIAKSSPVGQATISPHVSEEVRTCIEIVLKCVEDDSTRRPTIAQIINELSKIGIAKGSPISQISQATFSGPQQMPQPEQGGSHRANKLSGSGYHAVAKRAEAERAEVERKTEAEEEHKTEAEEERELKMKGAAEIEAEPCNTSSEVVTPPEAGEQEGGSRESARLHAPSKRYAGNDWVRY, encoded by the exons ATGATGAAG CGGAAGATGGTGATGAGGGTGGCGCTGAAGGACAGCAGCCAGCAGCGGAAGGCGCTCAAAGCAGTCTCCAGTCTCCATG GTATCGACGCGATTGCTGCGGACTTGCTGGACGGGAGGATCACGGTCACCGGTGTCGTCGACCCCGTCGATGTTGTGGGCAAGCTGCGAAGGTTGTTTGGGAACGCCGAGATCGTCTCCGTCGGGCCCGCCTTCGAGGCCAAGAAGGACGGCGACAAGAAGgagcctcctcgtcctcctcctcctcctcctcgtcctcctcccaaaATAGTGGAATGTCCCTATCCCTATACCTACCCCTACCCCTTCCCCTGCccctatcctcctcctcctcctcctcctcctcctcctcctcctcctcctcggtacgAGTTTACAGTCGGGTTCTTGAACAGCATCACAGACAATTTCTCCGAGGAGCGCATCATTGGCCGCGGTTGGCATGGACTAGTCTACAAG GGAGTGCAGGACAATGGGGTATGCATTGCCGTGAAGAAGCTTCACCTCATGTCGGGGCTTGACGACGAGGAATTCAAAAACGAGTTTAATAATCTTATGAGGGTCCGACATCAAAATACCATACCGTTGGTTGGTTACTGTCATCATACAACACAGGTGCTTGTTGAGCACAATGGAAAGCATGTTTCTGCTCGAGTAGAAGAAAGATATTTTTGCTCCGAATACATGGAGGGAGGAAACCTTGACAAGCATCTTTCTA ATGAACCATGTGCACTTGCTTGGCACACATGTTACAAAATAATTAGAGGGGTATGTGAGGGTTTACATTACCTTCACAAAGGAGTTGAGTATCCTATTTACCATCTGGAATTAAAACCTACAAAGATTTTGCTGGATAACTACATGATGCCCAAAATTGGAGGTTTTGGCTTCTCTAGACTCTTTGATACAACGGAAACCTTCAATACATCAGAAGTTGCGCAAACAAG TGTATACATGCCACCAGAATACATCAGCAAACGGCAAATCACACCAAAATTTGATGTATTCAGTCTGGGCATTATAATCTTGCAAATAATGGCAGGAAAGGAGAGCTACACCAAATATGCAGACATTCCACCCAAAGAATTTATTGAACAT GTATATGGATTATGGGTAAATAGGATGCAGGGCACAATACCGAAGCATACTTCATGTGAAGTTAGAACATGCATCGAAATAGCTCTAAAATGCGTGGAGTCCAGTCAAGTGAAGAGGCCTACTATAAATCAGATCATACAAAGACTGAACAAGATTGATATTGTTGAGTGCTCATCTATAGGTGAACTATATAGGACAAGGGAGTTTGCATTTGAGTTCTTAGAACATATTACAAATGACTTTTCTGACCAGAACAAAGTTGGCAGTGGTGGATATGGAGATATTTATAAG GGGGTGCTAGACAATGGAGAAGAGATTGCTGTTAAGAAACTTCATCATCATCAAATGTTGTACATTACTGACAAGCAATTTAAGAATGAGGTTATTAATCTAATGAGGGCCCAACACGAAAATATCGTACGATTAGTTGGCTACTGCCATCATACATCACAAATATTTGTTGAGTACGAAGGAAAACATGTATCTGCTAGTGTGGTAGAAAGAGCAATTTGTTTCGAATACATGCAAGGTGGAAGCCTTGACGATCAACTTTCAG CTGAATCCTGCAAACTTGATTGGGACAAATGTTACAGAATAATAAAAGGAATATGTGAGGGTTTACATtaccttcataattctgttaatccCATTTACCATCTGGACTTAAAACCAGCAAATATTTTGTTGGATAAGGATATAGTGGCAAAAATTTGTGATTTTGGCTTGTCAAGACTCTTTGATTCAGCGCAAACCTATATCACAGCATCCCGAGATCTTAAAGGAACATT TGGATACATGCCGCCAGAATACATCAACGGACAAATAATCAGTCCGAAGTTTGATGTATTTAGTCTCGGGGTCATAATCATACAAATAATGGCAGGAAAGGAGGGCTACTTCAATTGTCAAGACACCCATCCGAAAGATTTTATTGAGCAT GTGCATGAAAAGTGGCGAGTGAGGCTGCAGGCAACAATGTCGTCCCATGTATCTGAAGAAGTGAGGACATGCATCGAAATAGCATTAAAATGTGTGGAGTATGACCGAAATCAAAGGCCTAAGATAGCCCAGATTGTTAATGAATTAAGTAACATTGGTATTGCTAAGAGTTCACCAGTAGGTCAG GCAACAATATCGCCCCATGTATCCGAAGAAGTGAGGACATGCATCGAAATAGTGTTAAAATGTGTGGAGGATGACAGCACGCGAAGGCCTACAATAGCCCAGATTATTAATGAACTAAGTAAGATTGGTATTGCTAAAGGTTCACCCATCAGCCAG ATTTCCCAAGCTACTTTTTCCGGCCCGCAACAGATGCCACAACCGGAACAAGGAGGAAGCCAT CGGGCAAACAAGCTGAGTGGAAGCGGATATCATGCCGTCGCCAAGCGTGCAGAAGCTGAACGTGCGGAAGTGGAACGGAAAACTGAAGCTGAAGAAGAACATAAAACTGAAGCTGAAGAGGAACGTGAACTGAAGATGAAGGGCGCTGCCGAAATTGAAGCTGAACCCTGCAACACAAGTTCAGAAGTGGTGACACCGCCGGAAGCAGGAGAACAAGAGGGCGGGTCCCGCGAGTCAGCCAGACTTCATGCCCCCTCTAAGCGATATGCTGGCAATGACTGGGTCCGGTATTAG